A single Pararhizobium sp. A13 DNA region contains:
- a CDS encoding sugar ABC transporter ATP-binding protein: MIERASLDGGQTPLLSLRNINMTFGGVKALKNVSFDVLPGEVHCLAGENGSGKSTLIKIITGVYRAQSGAVIEYDGQTYSHMSPVTAQAAGIQVIWQDLALFPEMTVAENIAFQTVLGRWPRFVNYNDMRETAMKALARLGVTLDVDLPLKDYAIAKRQIVAIARALIGEAKLVFMDEPTASLTQSETDHLLDIVRTLSASGVAVVFVSHRLAEVLEISSRLTVLRDGALVGVYPTTGMTQSRITELMTGKTFDQAIRVRDISRNPLVLEVEGLSRPGQFEDISFSVRRGETLGITGLLGAGRTELALSLFGMLKPTAGTIRLEGKQVRFSSNRDAVSAGIAYLSEDRLSLGLIQPQSIADNLVIASLDRIMSGGLLSDSCKQDLVARWIADLGVKIGKQNDAISTLSGGNQQRVAIAKWLATDPKLLILDAPTVGVDVGARAGIFDIVAKLADSGLAIILISDEVPEVYFHADRVLHMAKGRIANCFTPRDCALHDIEAAVYA; encoded by the coding sequence ATGATCGAACGAGCAAGCTTGGACGGCGGTCAAACACCGCTTCTGTCCCTGCGCAACATCAACATGACCTTCGGCGGCGTCAAGGCGCTGAAGAACGTCAGCTTCGACGTTCTGCCGGGGGAAGTGCATTGTCTGGCGGGCGAAAATGGCTCTGGTAAAAGCACGCTGATCAAGATCATCACCGGCGTCTATCGCGCTCAATCCGGTGCCGTCATCGAGTACGACGGGCAGACCTATTCGCACATGTCGCCAGTTACGGCGCAGGCCGCTGGCATCCAGGTCATTTGGCAGGACCTTGCCCTGTTTCCGGAAATGACCGTTGCCGAGAACATCGCCTTTCAGACCGTGCTTGGCCGCTGGCCGCGCTTCGTCAACTATAACGATATGCGCGAAACGGCGATGAAGGCTCTGGCCCGGCTCGGCGTCACGCTTGATGTCGATCTTCCGCTCAAGGACTATGCGATTGCCAAGCGCCAGATCGTGGCGATCGCACGCGCCCTTATAGGGGAAGCGAAGCTCGTCTTCATGGACGAGCCAACCGCCTCGCTGACCCAATCGGAAACCGACCATCTGCTCGATATCGTGCGCACACTTTCGGCATCAGGCGTTGCAGTCGTGTTCGTCAGTCACCGTTTGGCCGAGGTGCTGGAGATTTCGAGCCGGTTGACAGTCTTGAGGGACGGCGCGCTTGTCGGCGTCTATCCGACAACCGGCATGACCCAGTCGCGCATCACCGAGCTGATGACCGGCAAGACCTTTGACCAGGCGATCCGTGTCCGCGACATCAGCCGCAATCCGTTGGTGCTGGAGGTCGAGGGGCTCTCCCGCCCCGGCCAGTTCGAGGATATTTCCTTTAGCGTGCGGCGCGGTGAGACGCTGGGCATTACCGGCCTGCTCGGCGCCGGGCGCACCGAACTCGCGCTGTCCCTGTTTGGCATGCTAAAACCGACAGCCGGCACAATCCGGCTTGAAGGCAAGCAGGTGCGTTTTTCCTCCAATCGCGACGCCGTCTCAGCCGGCATCGCCTATCTCTCCGAGGACCGGCTGTCGCTCGGCCTCATCCAGCCGCAATCGATCGCAGACAATCTGGTGATCGCGTCGCTTGACCGCATCATGTCCGGAGGGCTGTTGTCCGACAGCTGCAAACAAGACTTGGTTGCCCGATGGATCGCCGATCTCGGCGTCAAGATCGGCAAGCAGAACGATGCGATTTCGACCCTTTCGGGCGGTAACCAACAGCGCGTCGCCATCGCCAAGTGGCTGGCGACCGATCCGAAACTGCTCATTCTCGATGCCCCGACCGTCGGCGTCGATGTCGGCGCGCGCGCCGGCATCTTCGATATCGTCGCCAAACTCGCCGACAGCGGTCTTGCGATCATCCTGATCTCCGACGAGGTGCCGGAGGTCTATTTTCATGCGGACCGCGTGCTGCATATGGCAAAGGGTCGTATCGCCAACTGCTTCACGCCGCGTGACTGCGCGCTTCACGACATCGAGGCTGCCGTCTATGCGTAA
- a CDS encoding ABC transporter permease: MRKAIQSHATEFALLAVIAIISLFLSIITDRFFSLGNAFDLLNISSVNIIFAVGLLVVLIAGGIDISFAVAASVVQYVTAILLGWMGGGSWMSGLIIAGGLGILLGAINAFLIHKFRIISIVATIATFNIFFGLLMFFTRGVSIYNLPDWLTTRVILFEHEMADGSWIEITLPVLVMFICVVATWLFITRTTTGRQLYAFGDNPEGARRFGINTGAMQFIAFGWLGLMAGIAGLIQAHYAQEVVPNALYGRELDVLAAVVLGGARLGGGKGSVLGCVLGVLLISITQNGLNLAGVSPFAFKMIVGAIILVAITLSNTNIEKLLPFMRQDGGRK, from the coding sequence ATGCGTAAGGCCATTCAATCCCATGCGACGGAATTTGCTCTGCTCGCGGTCATCGCCATCATCAGCCTGTTCTTGTCGATAATCACCGACCGTTTTTTCTCGCTCGGAAACGCGTTCGATTTGCTCAATATCAGCTCCGTCAATATCATTTTCGCCGTCGGCCTCCTCGTCGTGCTGATCGCCGGAGGTATAGACATCTCCTTCGCGGTCGCTGCCTCCGTGGTTCAATACGTCACGGCCATCCTGCTCGGATGGATGGGCGGCGGCAGCTGGATGAGCGGTTTGATCATCGCCGGCGGGCTCGGAATTCTGCTGGGCGCTATCAACGCGTTCCTTATTCATAAATTCCGGATCATTTCGATCGTGGCGACCATTGCCACTTTCAACATTTTCTTCGGGCTGTTGATGTTTTTCACGCGCGGCGTGTCGATCTACAATCTGCCAGATTGGCTGACCACCCGCGTTATCCTGTTCGAGCATGAGATGGCGGACGGGAGCTGGATCGAGATTACCCTGCCGGTGCTGGTCATGTTCATTTGCGTCGTCGCCACCTGGCTGTTTATTACCCGAACGACCACAGGACGGCAGCTCTATGCTTTCGGCGATAACCCAGAAGGGGCGCGTCGTTTCGGAATCAATACAGGCGCGATGCAGTTCATCGCCTTCGGCTGGCTTGGTCTGATGGCCGGTATCGCAGGTTTGATTCAGGCCCATTATGCACAGGAGGTCGTTCCCAACGCGTTATACGGCCGCGAGTTGGACGTGCTTGCCGCCGTAGTGCTCGGCGGTGCGCGTCTTGGCGGCGGAAAGGGCTCCGTGCTCGGCTGCGTGCTGGGCGTGCTGCTCATCTCCATCACCCAAAACGGGCTCAACCTAGCGGGTGTCTCGCCCTTCGCCTTCAAGATGATCGTGGGCGCCATTATCCTGGTCGCCATCACCCTTTCGAATACCAACATAGAAAAGCTGCTGCCATTCATGCGCCAGGACGGAGGCCGCAAGTGA
- a CDS encoding LacI family DNA-binding transcriptional regulator, protein MKQQGKKKATIYDLSILSGCSASTVSAVLNGTWRKRRIKESTAELIQNLAEQHQYTANLQARGLRKSRSGLVGLLLPVHDNRYFSSMAQTFEAQVRSHGKCPIVVSACRDPQEELSTVETLISYSIDELFIAGATDPDSVHILCEAAGIRHINIDLPGTKAPSVISDNYQGARMLTEAIIQRFDASDPLKPEELFLFGGRNDHASSERIRGFRDIKTELLGADMDACIQPTGYSPNMTQKAFEVFYERQGKLPRGLFINSSINFEGLLRFMARHPHETFADIVVGCYDYDPFGSFLPFPVIMIRQDTESMLAKAFELIEESRPAVKIHLIQPELVHPRTALEGPLDSIRDIDV, encoded by the coding sequence ATGAAGCAACAGGGGAAAAAAAAGGCGACGATCTATGATCTTTCGATCCTGTCCGGCTGCTCCGCCTCGACTGTCAGCGCCGTCCTGAACGGCACCTGGCGCAAGCGACGTATCAAGGAAAGCACGGCGGAACTCATTCAGAACCTCGCCGAACAGCACCAATACACCGCCAACCTGCAGGCCCGGGGGCTGCGCAAGTCCCGTTCAGGATTGGTCGGCTTGCTGCTACCAGTGCACGATAACCGCTACTTTTCGTCCATGGCGCAGACTTTCGAGGCGCAGGTGCGCAGTCACGGCAAATGCCCGATCGTCGTGAGCGCCTGCCGTGACCCCCAGGAAGAGCTGTCGACCGTTGAAACCTTGATTTCCTATTCCATCGATGAGCTTTTTATCGCCGGCGCAACCGATCCGGATAGCGTTCATATTCTTTGCGAGGCGGCTGGCATCCGTCACATCAATATTGATCTGCCAGGGACTAAGGCGCCATCGGTCATCAGTGACAACTACCAGGGAGCCCGGATGCTGACGGAGGCGATCATCCAGCGTTTTGATGCCTCCGACCCTTTGAAGCCGGAAGAGCTTTTCCTGTTCGGCGGCCGCAACGACCACGCCAGCAGCGAGCGCATCAGAGGCTTCCGCGATATCAAGACGGAATTGCTCGGCGCGGACATGGATGCCTGCATCCAGCCGACCGGCTATTCGCCGAACATGACACAAAAGGCCTTCGAGGTCTTCTACGAGCGGCAGGGGAAACTGCCGCGCGGGCTGTTCATCAACTCGTCGATCAACTTCGAGGGCCTGCTCCGCTTCATGGCACGGCACCCCCATGAGACCTTCGCGGACATTGTCGTTGGTTGTTATGACTATGACCCCTTCGGTTCATTCCTGCCCTTTCCGGTCATCATGATCCGGCAGGATACCGAGAGTATGCTCGCCAAGGCATTCGAGCTCATCGAGGAAAGCCGGCCGGCGGTCAAAATTCACTTGATACAACCGGAATTGGTTCATCCGCGTACGGCACTGGAAGGTCCTCTCGATTCGATCAGGGATATCGACGTTTGA
- a CDS encoding ABC transporter permease, translating into MTAIVNRTRAFLGPEMAGPGFALFAVLLFFSLASPQFLSRATFGSVAFQLPELGLLTLAMLLPVLTGGLNLAITFTANIAGLTVAWVLQQNGGVDAGPFAFLLGCVLGIGVGALSGVVMGLVIAYTRAHPILVSLSMMIFLRGLGEFLTRGGDVSGFPAFLQPLGHGSILGFPVPLIIFVGCVAIWHLLLTRMKLGFNTYMIGSNIEAARYSGVNTRKVLVLVYTLSGAMCAIAGIIMLARFNSVRVGHGESYLLITVLACFLGGVNPFGGFGRVIPVFVALVVLQLLASGLNLMGANQHLATAVWGILLIGVMILRFAAGHLKFLKRKKG; encoded by the coding sequence GTGACCGCAATCGTCAACCGCACCAGAGCTTTCCTCGGGCCGGAAATGGCCGGGCCGGGATTTGCCCTGTTTGCTGTCCTGCTGTTCTTCAGTCTGGCTTCGCCACAGTTCCTAAGCCGGGCCACCTTCGGCTCGGTCGCTTTCCAACTGCCTGAACTGGGACTTCTGACACTTGCCATGCTGCTGCCGGTGCTGACCGGCGGCCTCAATCTTGCCATTACCTTCACCGCCAATATCGCCGGCCTGACTGTAGCGTGGGTGCTGCAGCAGAACGGCGGCGTGGATGCAGGACCGTTCGCCTTCCTTCTCGGCTGCGTGCTGGGCATCGGCGTCGGGGCTCTCAGCGGCGTGGTGATGGGACTGGTGATTGCCTACACCCGCGCGCATCCTATCCTGGTGTCGCTATCGATGATGATCTTCCTGCGCGGGCTTGGTGAGTTTTTGACGCGTGGCGGCGATGTTTCGGGTTTTCCGGCTTTCCTTCAGCCGCTCGGCCATGGCAGTATCCTCGGTTTTCCGGTTCCGCTTATCATCTTCGTCGGCTGCGTGGCGATCTGGCATTTGCTGCTCACCCGGATGAAGCTTGGCTTCAACACCTACATGATCGGCTCGAACATCGAGGCGGCGCGCTATTCGGGGGTCAATACGCGCAAGGTTCTGGTGCTGGTCTATACGCTGTCGGGCGCCATGTGCGCGATCGCCGGCATCATCATGCTTGCCCGGTTCAATTCCGTGCGCGTCGGCCATGGCGAATCCTATTTGCTGATCACCGTGCTTGCCTGCTTCCTCGGCGGCGTCAATCCATTTGGCGGTTTCGGCCGAGTCATTCCCGTCTTCGTCGCGCTCGTTGTTCTGCAGCTTCTGGCATCCGGTCTCAACCTCATGGGTGCCAACCAGCATCTGGCGACGGCGGTCTGGGGCATCCTCCTCATCGGCGTGATGATCCTGCGCTTTGCCGCCGGGCACCTCAAATTTCTCAAACGGAAAAAGGGATAA
- a CDS encoding sugar phosphate isomerase/epimerase family protein yields the protein MEGFGVHTSMWTMNWDRAGAEKAIAAAVKYEMDFIEIALLNAPAVDAVHTRALLEKHKLRAVCSLGLPESAWASVRPDAAIEHLKVAIDKTAEMGAEALSGVIFGGIGERTGVPPTQGEYDNIARALQAAAKHAKSKGIELGVEAVNRYENHLINTARQAVDMIERVGAENIFVHLDTYHMNIEEKGAANGILDARDHLRYIHLSESDRGTPGYGNIPWNEIYAALAAIGFKGGLAMESFINMPPQVAYGLAVWRPVAKDEAEVMGNGLPFLRNKARQYGLI from the coding sequence ATGGAAGGTTTTGGGGTTCATACCAGCATGTGGACCATGAATTGGGATCGCGCCGGGGCGGAAAAGGCGATAGCCGCGGCCGTCAAGTACGAGATGGATTTCATCGAGATTGCGCTCCTCAATGCTCCAGCCGTCGATGCCGTGCATACCAGGGCTCTCCTGGAAAAGCACAAGCTGCGTGCTGTTTGTTCGCTTGGCCTGCCGGAAAGCGCATGGGCCTCCGTTCGTCCCGACGCCGCGATTGAACACCTGAAGGTTGCCATCGACAAGACCGCGGAAATGGGCGCGGAGGCGCTCTCAGGCGTGATCTTCGGAGGGATCGGCGAGCGCACTGGCGTCCCGCCGACGCAAGGCGAATACGATAATATCGCGCGCGCCCTGCAGGCGGCCGCCAAACATGCCAAGTCGAAGGGTATCGAACTCGGCGTCGAGGCGGTAAACCGCTACGAAAATCATCTCATCAACACCGCCCGCCAGGCGGTGGACATGATTGAGCGTGTCGGTGCCGAGAATATTTTCGTTCATCTCGACACCTATCACATGAATATCGAGGAGAAGGGTGCCGCCAACGGCATTCTCGATGCACGCGATCACCTGAGATACATCCATCTTTCGGAAAGCGATCGCGGCACACCGGGCTACGGCAACATCCCTTGGAATGAGATCTACGCGGCACTCGCGGCCATCGGCTTCAAGGGCGGGCTGGCGATGGAAAGCTTCATCAACATGCCGCCCCAAGTGGCCTATGGCCTTGCAGTCTGGCGTCCCGTGGCGAAGGACGAGGCGGAAGTGATGGGCAATGGCCTGCCTTTCCTACGCAACAAGGCCCGGCAATACGGGCTGATTTGA
- a CDS encoding autoinducer 2 ABC transporter substrate-binding protein, whose translation MRRFLIAALAASLSLGVSFAALAADKVGVVVKIGGIPWFNAMEVGIKSQGEKLGLDAFMVGPTSADPALQVRAIEDLIAQGVKVIGVVPNDAKVLEPVLTKAKDQGIIVITHESPGQKGADWNFELASSTGFGEAHAKLLAEKMGGKGEYAVFVGSLTVPLHNAWADAAIAYIKANYPDMKLVGERYGVAEDVDKSRSTALDLISAHPDLKGFLAFGSQGPIGAGRAVEERRKTGEIFVLGPFSPGQGQKLIKSDAISGGFMWNPKQAGEVFVTLADRLIKGGSVKDGDEIEGLGVVKPVGNDIIVDQLLPINKDTVDELAGMGL comes from the coding sequence ATGAGAAGATTTCTAATCGCGGCTCTTGCCGCGTCGTTGTCGCTTGGCGTTTCATTTGCAGCGCTTGCTGCTGACAAGGTCGGCGTTGTCGTCAAGATCGGCGGCATTCCGTGGTTCAACGCGATGGAGGTCGGCATCAAGTCGCAGGGCGAGAAACTCGGTCTCGACGCCTTCATGGTTGGGCCGACCAGCGCCGATCCGGCCCTTCAGGTTCGTGCAATCGAAGATTTGATCGCACAGGGCGTCAAAGTCATCGGCGTCGTACCGAACGACGCAAAAGTTCTCGAGCCGGTCCTGACGAAAGCCAAGGACCAGGGCATCATCGTTATTACGCACGAGTCACCTGGCCAGAAAGGCGCTGACTGGAATTTCGAACTGGCCTCTTCCACCGGTTTCGGCGAAGCCCATGCCAAGCTTTTGGCAGAGAAAATGGGCGGCAAGGGTGAATATGCCGTGTTCGTCGGCTCGCTCACCGTTCCGCTGCACAACGCCTGGGCCGATGCGGCTATCGCCTATATCAAGGCGAACTATCCCGACATGAAGCTGGTTGGCGAACGCTACGGCGTGGCTGAAGACGTCGATAAGAGCAGGTCGACCGCGCTCGATCTTATCTCTGCCCATCCCGACCTTAAGGGCTTCCTGGCATTCGGCAGCCAGGGACCGATTGGGGCCGGCCGCGCCGTCGAAGAACGCCGCAAGACCGGAGAGATTTTCGTGCTCGGCCCGTTCTCACCAGGACAGGGACAGAAGCTGATCAAGTCGGACGCCATTTCCGGCGGGTTCATGTGGAATCCGAAACAGGCCGGCGAGGTTTTTGTTACCCTGGCCGACCGTCTGATCAAGGGCGGTTCGGTGAAGGATGGTGACGAGATCGAAGGTCTGGGTGTCGTCAAGCCGGTCGGCAATGACATCATTGTCGATCAACTACTGCCGATCAACAAGGACACTGTGGACGAACTCGCAGGTATGGGCCTGTAA